In the Pseudonocardia cypriaca genome, one interval contains:
- the lipB gene encoding lipoyl(octanoyl) transferase LipB, whose translation MDLGEIEYDTAVTAMQGWVAECRSGTAGDRLFLLSHPPVVTYGSRTSPADLPAATSGLPVVEVDRGGQATYHGPGQIVGYLVANVRERGPADVVRWMEQGIIAALQSLGFPAVRRQTAPGGPSLVGVWTPDDRKIASIGMRIRGGVSSHGFSLNVDPDMTAFDQFVSCGLSDPITSLQVLAEERGDKAPPEAEVRDALAKALGAS comes from the coding sequence GTGGACCTGGGGGAGATCGAGTACGACACCGCCGTCACGGCCATGCAGGGCTGGGTGGCGGAATGCCGGTCGGGCACGGCAGGCGACCGCCTCTTCCTGCTCTCCCACCCGCCGGTCGTCACCTACGGCTCGCGGACCTCGCCCGCCGACCTCCCGGCGGCCACGTCCGGGCTGCCCGTGGTCGAGGTCGACCGCGGAGGGCAGGCCACCTACCACGGCCCCGGCCAGATCGTCGGCTACCTGGTGGCCAACGTGCGGGAGCGCGGCCCCGCCGACGTCGTCCGCTGGATGGAGCAGGGCATCATCGCCGCCCTACAGTCCCTCGGCTTCCCCGCCGTCCGACGGCAGACCGCGCCCGGCGGCCCCAGCCTCGTCGGCGTGTGGACGCCGGACGACCGCAAGATCGCCTCGATCGGCATGCGGATCCGCGGTGGCGTCAGCAGCCACGGCTTCTCGCTGAACGTCGACCCGGACATGACGGCCTTCGACCAGTTCGTCTCCTGCGGCCTGTCCGACCCGATCACGTCGCTCCAGGTGCTGGCGGAGGAGCGGGGGGACAAGGCCCCGCCGGAGGCGGAGGTCCGCGACGCCCTCGCAAAGGCGTTGGGCGCGAGCTGA
- a CDS encoding Gfo/Idh/MocA family protein, whose translation MAKRVETRVAVVGYGYWGSKHVRVLSTMPDVDVVVVDEHAERLEEAVAYYPSVERTATSLADVLDDVDAVLVATPPAGHADIALQAINAGKHVLVEKPMATSVADAEAMVLAAAVQGVQLMVGHTFEYNAAVRQLRDIIRSGTLGRVLYIDSARLSLGRYQRDVNVIWDLAPHDISIASFLLDELPVAASVWGDRNVTPWREDVAYLRLDFPQTRAFVHVSWLNPNKVRRTTVVGERKMAVYDDMSDNERIRIYDIGVDPSSIDDPHSAHERPVSYRTGDIVSPFVPFHEPLMAQDRAFVDSVRTGVASETPGERGLDIVRVLAATDAALVTGRTAPVLKPSQIVPGVRAVS comes from the coding sequence GTGGCGAAGCGAGTTGAAACAAGGGTTGCCGTCGTCGGATACGGCTACTGGGGGAGCAAGCACGTCCGCGTGCTGAGCACGATGCCTGACGTGGACGTCGTGGTCGTGGACGAGCACGCCGAGCGGCTCGAGGAGGCGGTCGCCTACTACCCGTCTGTCGAGAGGACGGCCACGTCGCTGGCGGACGTGCTCGACGACGTCGACGCCGTGCTGGTGGCCACGCCGCCCGCGGGGCACGCCGACATCGCGCTGCAGGCGATCAACGCGGGCAAGCACGTGCTCGTCGAGAAGCCGATGGCCACGTCCGTGGCGGACGCCGAGGCCATGGTGCTCGCCGCGGCCGTGCAGGGCGTGCAGCTGATGGTCGGGCACACGTTCGAGTACAACGCCGCGGTCCGCCAGCTGCGGGACATCATCCGTTCCGGCACGCTCGGGCGCGTTCTCTACATCGACTCGGCCAGGCTGAGCCTCGGCCGTTACCAGCGCGACGTGAACGTGATCTGGGACCTCGCGCCGCACGACATCTCGATCGCATCGTTCCTGCTGGACGAGCTGCCGGTCGCGGCGTCGGTGTGGGGCGACCGCAACGTCACGCCGTGGCGGGAGGACGTCGCGTACCTGCGGCTCGACTTCCCGCAGACGCGCGCGTTCGTGCACGTCAGCTGGCTGAACCCGAACAAGGTGCGCCGCACGACCGTCGTCGGCGAGCGGAAGATGGCCGTCTACGACGACATGTCCGACAACGAGCGGATCCGCATCTACGACATCGGGGTCGACCCGTCGAGCATCGACGACCCGCACAGTGCCCACGAGCGGCCGGTCAGCTACCGCACCGGCGACATCGTCTCGCCGTTCGTTCCGTTCCACGAGCCGCTGATGGCCCAGGACCGGGCGTTCGTCGACTCGGTCCGCACCGGCGTCGCGTCGGAGACCCCTGGCGAGCGCGGCCTCGACATCGTGCGCGTGCTGGCGGCCACCGACGCCGCGCTGGTCACCGGGCGCACCGCCCCGGTGCTGAAGCCGTCGCAGATCGTGCCCGGCGTGCGAGCCGTGTCGTGA
- a CDS encoding lipid II:glycine glycyltransferase FemX, which translates to MTVLTVVAADPVTDPRWRRLAAGPGASLFTSPPWINAVCRSYGFTPEARIALDPAGEPVGGFAWVTVQDVRGRRLSSLPFSDRADPLVADPPVWTALLDAAKTGDDQLTLRCLDDSAALADPRLRAVGAAAWHGTPLDGGVDELHRRISGTSRRNIAAAGRAGVRVDVREDLDAVRTFHGLHVGLRKHKYRLLAQPREFFENIWHEFHAGGRCLTLLASLDGEVIAGAMFLEWDDVIYYKFGASVPEHLRARPNDAVYWTGIQRGVERGMRLVDWGLSDLDQPGLVGFKRKWASDERRIVTLRSGTWLQAPEQEEFGRELGELTRLLTDPSVPDEVTARAGALLYRYFC; encoded by the coding sequence ATGACCGTTCTGACCGTGGTCGCGGCCGATCCCGTCACCGATCCGCGGTGGCGCCGGCTCGCCGCGGGTCCGGGCGCGAGCCTGTTCACCTCGCCGCCGTGGATCAACGCGGTGTGCCGCTCCTACGGCTTCACCCCGGAGGCGCGGATCGCGCTCGACCCCGCGGGTGAGCCGGTCGGGGGGTTCGCCTGGGTCACCGTGCAGGACGTGCGGGGCAGGCGGCTGTCGAGCCTGCCCTTCTCCGACCGGGCCGACCCGCTCGTGGCGGATCCCCCGGTCTGGACCGCGCTGCTGGACGCGGCGAAGACCGGCGACGACCAGCTCACGCTGCGCTGCCTCGACGACTCGGCGGCGCTCGCCGACCCGCGGCTGCGCGCCGTCGGTGCGGCGGCGTGGCACGGCACCCCGCTCGACGGCGGGGTCGACGAGCTGCACCGGCGGATCTCCGGCACGTCGCGCCGCAACATCGCGGCGGCCGGGCGGGCCGGGGTACGCGTGGACGTCCGCGAGGACCTCGACGCGGTGCGCACCTTCCACGGCCTGCACGTCGGGCTGCGCAAGCACAAGTACCGCCTGCTCGCGCAGCCGCGCGAGTTCTTCGAGAACATCTGGCACGAGTTCCACGCCGGTGGACGCTGCCTCACCCTGCTCGCCTCGCTCGACGGCGAGGTGATCGCCGGCGCGATGTTCCTCGAGTGGGACGACGTCATCTACTACAAGTTCGGTGCCTCGGTACCGGAGCACCTGCGGGCACGCCCGAACGACGCCGTCTACTGGACGGGGATCCAGCGCGGCGTCGAACGCGGCATGCGGCTCGTCGACTGGGGCTTGTCCGACCTCGACCAACCCGGCCTCGTCGGGTTCAAGAGGAAGTGGGCGAGCGACGAGCGCCGCATCGTCACATTGCGCTCGGGCACCTGGCTGCAGGCGCCCGAGCAGGAGGAGTTCGGGCGGGAGCTGGGTGAGCTCACCCGCCTGCTCACCGACCCGTCGGTGCCCGACGAGGTCACCGCGCGGGCGGGCGCGCTCCTCTACCGCTATTTCTGCTGA
- a CDS encoding sugar transferase produces the protein MYHYFGDASHADPEQLFVSEEAFAAQLRYLQRSGWRALTLDEYLAALDGAPTPRRSYLVTIDDGHESAVHVAAPALQAAGVPSVLFVCPDRMGGRAEWTAAYSGERLAPAEELKGLPDLGMELGVHSADHTRMVGMDDATLRVHVTDARDQLEATTGVRARAFAYPYGTHDPAARAAVAGAGYDVAFAVAREQGRFAVDRVFVRSGDSMLRFRFKLSTAYRVISRVGGRAWRLRHAVRGLGARLRKATSGRFAAAVRRLTDIVVSGAALVALAIPMLLIAAAIRLEDGGPALFRQQRVGMRRRPFEMLKFRTMAPGGDDRALRELIARELRGEDTVVDGSSKLHRDPRVTRVGRLLRRTSLDELPQLINVLRGDMTLVGPRPCLEWEAEMFPAEYQARFDVPPGLTGLWQVSGRSALGTLDMLRLDVRYVEQRTLARDLEILVRTVPSLLGGGGAR, from the coding sequence ATGTACCACTACTTCGGGGACGCGTCCCACGCCGACCCGGAGCAGCTGTTCGTCAGCGAGGAGGCGTTCGCCGCCCAGCTGCGCTACCTGCAGCGCAGCGGGTGGCGGGCGCTCACGCTCGACGAGTACCTGGCGGCGCTGGACGGAGCCCCGACCCCGCGCCGCTCCTACCTGGTGACGATCGACGACGGGCACGAGTCCGCGGTGCACGTCGCGGCGCCTGCGCTGCAGGCGGCCGGCGTCCCGTCGGTGCTGTTCGTCTGCCCCGACCGCATGGGCGGCCGGGCGGAGTGGACCGCCGCCTACTCGGGCGAGCGGCTCGCCCCTGCCGAGGAGCTGAAGGGGCTGCCCGATCTCGGCATGGAGCTGGGCGTCCACAGCGCCGACCACACCCGCATGGTCGGCATGGACGACGCCACGCTGCGCGTGCACGTCACCGACGCGCGCGACCAGCTCGAGGCCACCACCGGCGTGCGGGCCCGCGCGTTCGCTTACCCGTACGGCACGCACGACCCCGCCGCCCGGGCCGCCGTCGCCGGCGCGGGCTACGACGTGGCCTTCGCGGTGGCGCGTGAGCAGGGCCGGTTCGCGGTCGACCGGGTGTTCGTGCGTAGCGGCGACTCGATGCTGCGGTTCCGGTTCAAGCTGTCCACGGCCTACCGGGTGATCTCCCGGGTCGGCGGGCGGGCCTGGCGGCTGCGGCACGCGGTCCGCGGGCTGGGGGCGCGGCTGCGGAAGGCGACTTCCGGGCGGTTCGCCGCGGCCGTGCGCCGGCTCACCGACATCGTGGTCTCCGGCGCGGCGCTCGTGGCGCTGGCGATCCCGATGCTGCTCATAGCCGCCGCCATCCGGCTCGAGGACGGCGGGCCCGCCCTGTTCCGGCAGCAGCGCGTGGGGATGCGCCGCCGCCCGTTCGAGATGCTGAAGTTCCGCACGATGGCCCCGGGCGGCGACGACCGCGCTCTGCGCGAGCTCATCGCGCGTGAGCTGCGGGGCGAGGACACGGTCGTCGACGGCAGCTCGAAGCTCCACCGCGACCCGCGCGTCACCCGCGTAGGCCGGTTGCTGCGCCGCACGAGCCTCGACGAGCTACCGCAGCTGATCAACGTGCTGCGGGGCGACATGACGCTCGTGGGGCCGCGGCCCTGCCTCGAGTGGGAGGCCGAGATGTTCCCGGCCGAGTACCAGGCGCGGTTCGACGTGCCGCCGGGTCTCACCGGGCTGTGGCAGGTCAGCGGGCGGAGCGCCCTCGGCACGCTCGACATGCTGCGCCTCGACGTCCGGTACGTGGAGCAGCGCACCCTCGCGCGCGACCTGGAGATCCTCGTTCGCACGGTGCCGAGCCTGCTGGGCGGGGGCGGGGCGCGGTGA
- a CDS encoding DUF5130 family protein translates to MAAGEGHPGSTTDHGGTGTAVVRSDSEDLPVGSVVTASGRISRAEEYKEPSRADQPFTPVQMTRLDEALTLASRETGLRFSVYLGDLGPEPSARVAELHDQIEGSSEAVLVAVSPGQRFVEVLSGAEARTRLPDRGAKLAVMSMVASFKEGDLLGGLLSGLRMLADQAGGRRRTR, encoded by the coding sequence GTGGCAGCTGGTGAGGGACACCCGGGCAGCACCACCGACCACGGTGGCACCGGCACGGCCGTCGTCCGCTCGGACAGCGAGGACCTGCCGGTCGGCTCGGTCGTCACCGCGTCCGGCCGGATCTCGCGCGCGGAGGAGTACAAGGAGCCGTCGCGCGCCGACCAGCCGTTCACCCCGGTCCAGATGACCCGGCTCGACGAGGCGCTCACGCTCGCCAGCCGGGAGACCGGCCTGCGGTTCAGCGTGTACCTCGGAGACCTCGGCCCCGAGCCGTCGGCCCGCGTGGCCGAGCTGCACGACCAGATCGAGGGGTCCAGCGAGGCCGTGCTCGTCGCGGTGAGCCCCGGGCAGCGGTTCGTCGAGGTGCTCAGCGGAGCCGAGGCGCGCACCCGGCTGCCCGACCGCGGCGCCAAGCTGGCCGTCATGAGCATGGTCGCCTCGTTCAAGGAGGGCGACCTGCTCGGAGGCCTGCTCAGCGGTCTTCGCATGCTGGCCGACCAGGCCGGCGGCCGTCGCCGCACGCGCTGA
- a CDS encoding glycosyltransferase yields the protein MTTVLVATTGGHLTQLHGLAERIPPDPDAVWVTHANEQSTSLLQGRDVEYVPYVGQKDVPGVLRCMRHAHRLYRERRPTRAVSTGSGIALGYLPYLAARGVECHYIESAARVGGPSLTGRILRWVPRVRTYTQSRRWSGGPWRYGGNGFDAYEAVPAERELGERVKVVVTVGTAAEFPFRRLVLPLAKLLAADGPLAQALGRPIDVLWQTGCTPVDDLPITATPFLPAADLMGALAEADIVVSHAGTGSALANLGAGRFAVMASREAEFGEAADDHQRELADELAARGLAVHRAPADITVDDLVATLSTAVRRASEVPPFELRP from the coding sequence GTGACCACGGTCCTCGTCGCGACGACGGGCGGTCACCTCACACAGCTGCACGGCCTGGCCGAGCGCATCCCGCCCGACCCGGACGCGGTCTGGGTCACGCACGCCAACGAGCAGAGCACCTCGCTCCTGCAGGGCCGCGACGTGGAGTACGTCCCCTACGTCGGGCAGAAGGACGTGCCGGGCGTGCTGCGGTGCATGCGGCACGCCCACCGGCTGTACCGGGAGCGGCGCCCCACCCGCGCCGTCTCCACCGGGTCGGGCATCGCGCTGGGCTACCTGCCCTACCTCGCCGCGCGCGGCGTGGAGTGCCACTACATCGAGAGCGCGGCGCGGGTCGGCGGGCCCTCGCTCACCGGGCGCATCCTGCGCTGGGTGCCCCGGGTGCGCACCTACACCCAGTCCCGCAGGTGGAGCGGCGGGCCCTGGCGCTACGGCGGCAACGGGTTCGACGCGTACGAGGCGGTGCCGGCCGAGCGCGAGCTGGGCGAGCGCGTGAAGGTGGTCGTCACGGTCGGCACGGCGGCCGAGTTCCCGTTCCGCAGGCTCGTGCTGCCGCTGGCCAAGCTGCTGGCCGCCGACGGCCCCCTCGCACAGGCACTGGGCCGGCCGATCGACGTCCTGTGGCAGACGGGCTGCACGCCGGTCGACGACCTCCCGATCACGGCCACCCCGTTCCTGCCCGCCGCCGACCTCATGGGCGCGCTCGCGGAAGCGGACATCGTGGTCAGCCACGCCGGCACCGGTTCGGCGCTCGCCAACCTCGGCGCAGGCCGGTTCGCGGTGATGGCGAGCCGGGAGGCCGAGTTCGGCGAGGCGGCCGACGACCACCAGCGGGAGCTCGCCGACGAGCTGGCCGCGCGCGGGCTCGCCGTGCACCGCGCACCCGCCGACATCACGGTGGACGACCTGGTGGCCACCCTGTCCACGGCGGTGCGGAGGGCGTCCGAGGTGCCGCCGTTCGAGCTGAGACCATGA
- a CDS encoding nucleotide sugar dehydrogenase, with product MTVVVVGQGYVGLPLAVRAVQVGHHVVGFDLDKHRIDQLRRGESFIDDIGDEDIAACLRTGRFTPTEDAAELAGFRVAVVCVPTPLRDGAPDLSYIEESARLLAPHLTPGACVVLESTTYPGTTEEVFGPILEAGSGLSAGTDFHLGYSPERIDPNNPTWHLQNTPKIVSGIDEASAAAVREFYDTIVDNTVPAPGTREAELAKLLENTFRHVNIALVNELAMYCHELGIDVWSVVDMAATKPFGFMKFTPGPGVGGHCLPIDPSYLSWQVRRSLGRTFRFVEIANDVNDNMPAYVVSRVTEHLNRRKLAVNGSRVLLVGLTYKRNSGDARQSPALPVANRLAELGAQLSAIDPKVTAADVPAGVELVECTPEVLAASDVVVILTDHDDVDWELVERHADRVLDTRNRIRAAGVDLL from the coding sequence ATGACGGTCGTCGTCGTCGGCCAGGGGTACGTGGGGCTGCCGCTCGCCGTGCGCGCGGTGCAGGTCGGCCACCACGTGGTCGGGTTCGACCTGGACAAGCACCGCATCGACCAGCTGCGGCGCGGTGAGAGCTTCATCGACGACATCGGCGACGAGGACATCGCGGCCTGCCTGCGCACCGGCCGGTTCACGCCCACCGAGGACGCGGCCGAGCTCGCGGGCTTCCGGGTCGCGGTGGTGTGCGTTCCGACGCCGCTGCGCGACGGCGCCCCGGACCTGTCCTACATCGAGGAGTCGGCCCGCCTGCTCGCGCCGCACCTGACGCCCGGCGCCTGCGTCGTGCTGGAGTCGACCACCTACCCCGGCACCACCGAGGAGGTCTTCGGCCCGATCCTCGAGGCCGGGTCGGGGCTCTCGGCCGGCACCGACTTCCACCTCGGGTACAGCCCGGAGCGGATCGACCCGAACAACCCCACCTGGCACCTGCAGAACACCCCGAAGATCGTCTCCGGTATCGACGAGGCCTCGGCGGCCGCGGTGCGGGAGTTCTACGACACGATCGTCGACAACACCGTGCCGGCCCCGGGCACCCGCGAGGCCGAGCTGGCGAAGCTGCTGGAGAACACGTTCCGGCACGTCAACATCGCGCTGGTCAACGAGCTGGCCATGTACTGCCACGAGCTCGGCATCGACGTGTGGTCGGTGGTCGACATGGCGGCGACCAAGCCGTTCGGGTTCATGAAGTTCACGCCCGGCCCGGGCGTCGGCGGCCACTGCCTGCCGATCGACCCCTCGTACCTGTCGTGGCAGGTGCGCCGCTCGCTCGGCCGCACGTTCCGGTTCGTCGAGATCGCCAACGACGTCAACGACAACATGCCCGCCTACGTCGTCTCCCGGGTCACGGAGCACCTCAACCGCAGGAAGCTCGCGGTCAACGGCAGCCGGGTCCTGCTCGTCGGGCTGACCTACAAGCGCAACTCCGGCGACGCCCGCCAGTCCCCCGCCCTGCCGGTGGCGAACCGGCTCGCCGAGCTCGGCGCCCAGCTGTCCGCGATCGACCCCAAGGTCACCGCGGCCGACGTGCCCGCAGGCGTGGAGCTGGTCGAGTGCACGCCCGAGGTCCTCGCCGCGTCCGACGTCGTGGTGATCCTCACCGACCACGACGACGTCGACTGGGAGCTCGTCGAGCGCCACGCCGACCGCGTGCTGGACACCCGCAACCGGATCAGAGCCGCCGGGGTGGACCTGCTGTGA
- a CDS encoding DegT/DnrJ/EryC1/StrS family aminotransferase, whose amino-acid sequence MSGATPVPFLDLAAVHLDLRDDLDVAWKEVLAHGRFINGPEVAAFEAEFAAHCEAAHCVGVANGTDALELILAALEIGPGDEVIVPANTFVATVEAVCTVGARPRFVDVRPDTLLVDPDAVAAAITSHTAAIMAVHLYGQMADVDALGKLAAQHGVAVIEDAAQAHGARYQDRRPGGWGTAAAFSFYPGKNLGALGDGGAVVSDDAQLIDRIRQLADHGRSATDRFVHEISGRNSRLDTLQAAALRVKLARLDRMNENRAALVERYRRGLPSWCVPVAVDPAAQPVYHLAVVQVPDRPTVTSALDAAGIGWGLHYPVPCHRQPPFAEYADGPLPVVDAAAERILSLPLFPGMAPEQIDLVCEVLHDVPI is encoded by the coding sequence GTGAGCGGCGCCACGCCCGTTCCGTTCCTGGACCTGGCCGCGGTGCACCTCGACCTCCGCGACGACCTCGACGTCGCGTGGAAAGAGGTGCTCGCGCACGGCCGGTTCATCAACGGCCCCGAGGTCGCGGCCTTCGAGGCGGAGTTCGCGGCCCACTGCGAGGCGGCACACTGCGTCGGGGTGGCCAACGGCACCGACGCGCTCGAGCTGATCCTCGCCGCGCTGGAGATCGGTCCCGGCGACGAGGTGATCGTGCCCGCGAACACGTTCGTCGCCACCGTCGAGGCGGTGTGCACGGTGGGCGCGCGCCCCCGGTTCGTCGACGTGCGTCCCGACACCCTGCTCGTCGACCCGGACGCCGTGGCCGCCGCAATCACCTCGCACACGGCGGCGATCATGGCCGTCCACCTGTACGGGCAGATGGCCGACGTCGACGCGCTGGGCAAGCTCGCCGCCCAGCACGGGGTCGCGGTCATCGAGGACGCCGCGCAGGCCCACGGCGCCCGGTACCAGGACCGCCGTCCCGGCGGCTGGGGCACGGCAGCGGCGTTCAGCTTCTACCCGGGCAAGAACCTCGGTGCACTCGGCGACGGCGGCGCGGTGGTCTCCGACGACGCGCAGCTGATCGACCGGATCCGGCAGCTCGCCGACCACGGCCGCTCCGCCACCGACCGGTTCGTCCACGAGATCTCCGGGCGCAACAGCCGCCTGGACACGCTCCAGGCGGCGGCGCTGCGGGTCAAGCTCGCCCGGCTGGACCGGATGAACGAGAACCGCGCCGCGCTGGTCGAGCGTTACCGGCGCGGCCTGCCATCGTGGTGCGTCCCGGTGGCGGTGGACCCGGCTGCCCAGCCGGTCTACCACCTCGCGGTGGTCCAGGTGCCGGACCGGCCCACCGTCACGTCGGCGCTCGACGCCGCAGGCATCGGGTGGGGTTTGCACTACCCGGTGCCCTGCCACCGCCAGCCCCCGTTCGCGGAGTACGCCGACGGGCCGCTGCCGGTGGTGGATGCGGCGGCCGAGCGGATCCTTTCGCTCCCGCTGTTCCCCGGGATGGCGCCGGAGCAGATCGACCTGGTCTGCGAGGTCCTGCACGATGTCCCGATCTGA